In Parerythrobacter aestuarii, the sequence ATGCCTTCATCGTGCTGTCGGAGTTCCAGAAGGAGCTGATGGCCGAGGCTGGGCTTCCGGCAGACAAGCTCCACGTCAAACCCAACTTCTACACCGGGAACCCCTCAGTGACGGACTGGGGCGACCGCAGCGGAGAAATTGTCTTCGTGGGCCGCCTTTCCCGCGAAAAGGGCGTGCACACCTTGCTCGAAGCGTGGCGCCACTGGGGTGCCGACGCGCCCCGGTTGAAACTGTTCGGCGATGGTGACGATCGCGAGGAGCTAATGCGCCAGTCGGTAGGGCTCCCGATCGAATTCGCCGGGCAGGTTTCCCCCAAGGAAGCTGTGGCCGCGATCGCCAATGCCAGGCTGATGGTCCTCCCTTCCGAATGGTTCGAAGGCTTTCCGATGGTCATTGCCGAGGCCTTTGCGCATGGGACCCCCATAGCCGCATCGGAGATTGGCCCGCTGGACACCATCGTGCGGACGGCAGGCGCAGGAACGTCATTCCCTGCGGCCAATGCCCGGGTCATGCAGGCGAGAATCGCCGAACTCTGGAGTGATCAGGCGGCACTTGCGCGTTGCTCAAGCAACGCCCGCACTGCGTTCGAGCAACATTTTACAGCCGAAGCCACAGTCAGCCGGCTCCGGGAAATCTATGCCGCAGCGCAGGAAGAGAGCCGGAAGTGCAGCAGCTCCTGAACCAGCGCCTTGCCCGCTGGATGCACATCCTTCGCGGACCGGCGATCCCGCTGTTGTTCGGTCAGGGCCTGATATCGCTTGTAAGCCTGATCGTCGCAGTGGCGGTGTCATCGGTCTTCGGAGCAGCCATCTTCGGGGCCTTTTCGCTAATCGCGATCTTCGCCAACCTGCTGCTGAATGTGCTTCGTGCCGCCTTGGTCGAGCCAGCCACCCGCATCGCTGCGATGGCCGACGAGAGTGCGCGGGCCGATTACCTGAGCGGCCTGGCGAGAGTTATTCTTGCCGGGTTCGTAGTGCTCGCCGTTCCCCTGCATTTCGCCTGCGCGGCCCTTGTTGCATTCTTCCTCAAGGACGAGAACCTTGTCACACCCGCCATTGCCACCGCGTATGTCGTAACATTTGCCGGTGCCGAGATCTTGCGGGCTTTCTTCCAGGCATTCGCCGCCAGGACGCAGACAGTCCGGTTCGACATCGTCAGGGCCACGCTCACTCTCGCGTTGCTGAGCGCAGTCCTGCTGCAGCACAGCGGGTTGGGGGATATCGCTCCGACCGATGCGGTGCTTGGCAGCCAGGCCATCGCGCTCATGGCGGCGCTCGGCATCTTCGGACTGCTCAATGCGCGCCATCTACTGGCCCGTCGCACAGTACCCTGGCCGCTCCTGGCCCAGCATTTCCGCGCCGCCGGAATGGCATCTTCGATTGCCTTCATTCGTACCTTGCAGAACACGGCACCGTTGCTCATCGGGCAACTCATTTTGGGTGAAGCCGTGCTTGGTGTCGTGCGGCTGTGGCAAAGCGTCGCCAACGTTGTCACCTTGCCTGCCAATGCGATGCGCCTGAACATCATGGCCAAGGGTGCCGCCCACTTGCGCGACGGCGATCATGGGGTACTCGCTGCTTACGTCCGCAACATCTCCGTCAAGATGGTCCTGCTGACAGTCGCCATGGCAGCGCCCATGGCTGCAATCATCCTGCTGTTTCCCGGCAAATACGACCTCGCCCGAGATGGGTTCGCCTACATGGTTTTGTTCGTGCTCTACAATATTTGCGCGAATACCAATGCATCACTCTCAAGCGCCTTCTACGCGGCTGGACTTCTCAGGCCGCTGCTTTTACGGGTCACACTGGCCTTGGTCGTGGTGTTGGCGATCTCTTATCCTGTGATCACCGCGCTGGGTCCTTACGGAATACCCGCAGTTCTGGCACTCGTTGCGTTCGTACTTGTGGGAGTCAACCTGCAGATGCTCAAGCATATGGAGCGGACATAGTCAGATGCAAATGCGCACCTGTCGCGTGTCGAAGGAAGCCTGATGCCCAAGTATATCTTTCACCTTGGCTACCCCAAGACCGGAACGACTTACCTGCAGCGGAGGATATTCTCGCAGCTGGCAGGGCAACAGGTGGTGATCACGCCTGAATCCGAAAACATCGGGATGAGCATCCAGGCGCTCAAGTCCCAGATCCAACGGGACGAAGTATCCGAGAAGTTCTTCGACAATCTGGGCGACAGGAACCTGCTGCTATCGATCGAAGGCATGTTGTTCGACCCCATCCAGCAATTTCATCGCCCCGAACAGCGGCGACCCAAGTTTCCTGCTGCACTGCGCGGCATAAGATCCATCATCAGCCGCAACCCCGGCACTGACGCCGCCCTGGTTGTTACGCTCAGAGCGCAGCCCAGCCTCCTGCATTCGCTTTACGCCGAAAGCGCCACTTACCATTTCAACCCGATCGGCCTCGATACCATCGAGGCCTACGCGCAGGCGGTGATGGATTCGAGCGAGGGTCCGCACCAGGCTGGCTGGTATTACAACTTCGACAATACGCTCGCCGAGATCCGGGCAGAGTTGCCCGATATTCCGCTCCATGTGCGATATTACGAGGAGCTGGGGAATAACCCGGCCGGAGAGATCGCCTTCTGGTCCGAGCTCACCGGGCGAACACTCGAACATGTCCAAGGGCGGGATAACACCAGGGCGCAAGGTGAGGGCATCAAGCGCGCCGACCCACGCAGCCTGCATGTCCCGATCATCAATCTGAAGACCAAGCTCGCTCCCGGCCTCAAGCTCCCCAACAAGATGCGGTTCTTCGTGCGCGATACGCTCAAGAAGATCGGGCGCGGGGAAAGCTATGACATTACGCTCAGCGACGAATTGGAAGGCCGGCTGTTTGCCCATTTCAGCAAGCTCAACGCCGACCTGTCGGCGCTGGGCGTCAATCCGCCGGAGAGCATCGCGCATCTCTATCTGGACAGCCTGGTGACTGCCTCGTGACCTTCCTGGGAAAACTGCAGAAGATCAGTCACTTCGTCGGTCGCCCTGGCTGCG encodes:
- a CDS encoding lipopolysaccharide biosynthesis protein — translated: MQQLLNQRLARWMHILRGPAIPLLFGQGLISLVSLIVAVAVSSVFGAAIFGAFSLIAIFANLLLNVLRAALVEPATRIAAMADESARADYLSGLARVILAGFVVLAVPLHFACAALVAFFLKDENLVTPAIATAYVVTFAGAEILRAFFQAFAARTQTVRFDIVRATLTLALLSAVLLQHSGLGDIAPTDAVLGSQAIALMAALGIFGLLNARHLLARRTVPWPLLAQHFRAAGMASSIAFIRTLQNTAPLLIGQLILGEAVLGVVRLWQSVANVVTLPANAMRLNIMAKGAAHLRDGDHGVLAAYVRNISVKMVLLTVAMAAPMAAIILLFPGKYDLARDGFAYMVLFVLYNICANTNASLSSAFYAAGLLRPLLLRVTLALVVVLAISYPVITALGPYGIPAVLALVAFVLVGVNLQMLKHMERT
- a CDS encoding glycosyltransferase family 4 protein yields the protein MIAPQQMDDVSGGPLRILQVHNYYGSSAPSGENGVVDLERAVLLEAGHDVRLFSRHSDTIRAQGALGLLKGAVSTPWNKAAADDLCQQVAGFQPAIVHTHNTFPLISPAIFKALRGKAARVLTLHNYRLFCPAGIPMREEKVCTLCLDRHSAWPALRHGCYRNSRLATAPLALTVELHRRIGTWANEVDAFIVLSEFQKELMAEAGLPADKLHVKPNFYTGNPSVTDWGDRSGEIVFVGRLSREKGVHTLLEAWRHWGADAPRLKLFGDGDDREELMRQSVGLPIEFAGQVSPKEAVAAIANARLMVLPSEWFEGFPMVIAEAFAHGTPIAASEIGPLDTIVRTAGAGTSFPAANARVMQARIAELWSDQAALARCSSNARTAFEQHFTAEATVSRLREIYAAAQEESRKCSSS